The window AGTGTAAGACATCGCCATTTTCATGTACAAAGTCCAGCACAAGTTGCTGCCTTCGAACATGTTAGATTTATTAATTGGCACTCCATCTGAGTACAACCTCAGGAACTCAGATTTTCATATCTCCAGAATCTATTCTGTCCACTATGGCAAACATTCTCTAATATGTTGTGGACCATATTTGTGGTCAAAACTTGGACATAGCGACAGAAATATGCCAACTTTAATTAACATCATTTGTCAAAAACAACCGTAGAAAAGACCTCGCGAACCTTTTTTCAGATTACGTCTGTACAGGCAGTTGTCCGAAGTGTGTTTAGAATTTTAGACATATTTAAAGTTTGTATATACTTGTATAGGtagaaattattatattttagtctgtattttaaaatataaaaggaATTCTAGATATTTTTATATATTGTAACAAGTGATAGCTAATTTTAACTTAAGTTAATTCAACTAATTTATCAGTAATTTTATTGGGAGTGTACCCGATTAGTCGGCTTCCGGGCTGACTAAAAGTtttagacacttaaatacagTTTATTGATTGATCGATTGCTTGGTTGTATGTTTATCTTTATTATTTCGTGGCATTCCTGGAAACTATGTTTAGTCCCCAATTTGTGCTCCAGGGTTAGAACGACTACACAAATAAATaaggttcctttcctttcctttcacgttaaaaaagtgatttattgattgattgattgattgatttctgTAATGCTCAAGACTGTTGTGTTAACTGCATATAAGTAGATCACCCGATTTTCCAGGTTTTCTCCAAATGAATACAACAGATGGCCAACGATGGAACCTCGACGGGGAGACTCCAGCAATTATCGCCGTGGTACTAAACTCTACACTACTGATAGTAACTTAAATTATCTGTCGGTAGCGGGATATTCTACTATCTTCTTAAGACTGCCTTTTACTGAGACCCAGCACAAACTTAGCTTTCAAGCCAGTATACCATGTTAAACGCCCACTGAGCTCATGTTAAGATTGATCAGGCGACATTATGAGTCCTTCTTCGACTAAACATAGCACTTTAAACTTTAAGCATAatgaaaaacgcagtacctccaaacacggcgctggagcgtcgtaccaaacgagtcatacCGGGATTttggcccgtgcgatcgcttttggacgcagttcgGCCCTTCGCtactttctgctaccgacctcgcatCCCGGTACAGCATTGAGAGacagatatgtcggcccctaaaccatatgaggcaaatcccacgcctactcacagctctagaccgcccttgtcattacaatttagtgtaagatttcgatggcttatatattcaagagaaaagtcatatggtagatagatagatagatagatagatagatagatagatagatagatagatagatagatagatagatagatagatagatatacctttatttaaacacgataatgtttaaagctgtgGAGAAGCAGATTACAAATTGCACGCACTcgccctgctgaaggtaacatacatgcataaacaactttatttcatctggaatttcagaataacCACGAGAGCCAATGTCTtcaagacattacatttacaactaaaatacatagcatatacaaatacataactaaatacataatatttaaagatatattaattaaaaagaaaagccaccctACAAAATGCGGTATGGGATTctctagtttaaaaccagtaaattcAGTGGTACAAacaaaatcaggtagcgcattccgcaactttgctgatacgtaagaaaaagaactaagaccataactggttgttttaggtttattgagggatagaatgtaatttccgcgaagatcgcGCATTAcaagattttgaatgcgcttactGCATAGAGaagtagagtttgacttaagtggtaagaggacaggtaatttgcaaatataaatctcagtattctcctatttacattataccgttacTGTCTCAAAaattttgctacgaggataacagcgaaaaaaagcattactttgtcgcgaatttcctataacaaaaacttgttcagaaatcaaaagtcctACGTCAACAGCACACACCagcgctactccttagtatctggctagagatcttgttctcactactttttcctccggccgcgctttagcaatttgatgagggccagtctcgtgcttttaCATTTACCACTATGCCAGCACGCCCTCTCTACGAGGCTTATGTGCTCGGGTCGGTCAGCGTTCTTACAAGAtgttattgttcagtgttcaatGTACATACCCCAGTCTTAAAGGCATTAAGACTTGGGGCAGTGACTAGAAAGGCGGGCAAAGCGTTCCATTGTTCTAGAGTTCTTGGTAAAAAGCTATATTTAAGATATGTTTTCCTCTCTAGAGGAACTCGAAATGAGTTAGAGTGTACATTTCTGGAGTGTCTACTATGTGGCTTAAGTTCATTAACAATATCTACTTCAATTaggttatttacaattttataaaGCATAATTAATCTCTGGTCTGTTCTGCGCTGTTTAAGGCTGCGCCAACCAAGCTCATCTAACATTGCGGTAACACTTGCTTCACGGCTGTAATTATTACAGACAAATCTGGCCGCTCTTCTTTGTACCatctcaattttgttttggttctctTGGGTGAAAGGGTCCCATACAGTAGATGCATACTCAATTTGTGGTCGAACGAGAGCTTTGTATGCATTAGATTTGATGTGTTTCTGGTGAATTTGTAAGTTCCGTCTCAAGAAGCCTATTGATGAATTGGCTTTCTTCACCATATTACATATATGTTCATTCCAAGAAAGTTTATGATGTACAATGACGCCAAGGTATTTAACTGCATCTTTTCCTTCAAGAGGTTGATTGTGTAGAACGTAATCATAGACAAGAGGTTTCCTACATCGCGTTACTCGAAGCACATTGCACTTATCAGGGTGAAAAGACATATGCGAGTTCCTTCGTTCATGCTCGAAAAGAATtatgggtaattctgccattccgtgacaagggaagccccgcgattttcatttcattgatttttatataattttaagTGTTGGGTCACCAAGTCCTACAAGCAAAATACAGCACCCAAtgaagcttttagctttcaaaacatgcccaaattgtatcggtaggtcctggaattcgtccacagaaaggccgtagagacaacttcattcgtgaaccgccatgtttacaaccgagcattttaggcgtcccagtctgcataaaaccatctctcacctctgtctcgagaagaccagacacgcacggttcttacgttacgtttatttATAAccgtagaatcaactgaaatatcaattccttgtaaaaagtgAAGCTGCATCTTAATGTGTGTCGGAGagcctgaacatttacgcatgcgctaaCTGCATGTTTGAACACGAGAAAATGCAGTActtccagacgtggcgctggaacgtcgtaccaaacgactcatcccgggatttcggcccgtgcgcagttggcccttcgccgctttctgctaccgaccttgcctcccggtacggcattgagggagggatatgtcgggccctaaaccatatgagacaaatcccacgcctactcacagctccagaccgcccttgtcattacaatttaatgtaagatttcgatggcttatatattcaagagaaaagtcattttatctgtcatatggtaagcactggagtcacagattacaaagtgcacgcaggCGCACTGCTGcaagtaacatacatacatgcataaactttatttcatcttgaatttcagaataactacgaGAGCCAATGTCTTCAAGACATTACCTTcacaactaaaatacatagcactgATACAAATACATAACTAAATGCATAATATTTAAGGATATGTTAATTAAAAAGAATGGCGGCCCTACAAAATGTGGTCTTGGAGTCTCTgcttaaaaccagtaaactctaTGGTACAGACAAAATCttgtagcgcattccgcaacttagctgatacgtaagaaaaagaactaagaccacaactggttgttttaggtttatcgAGGGACAGAATGCAATTTCCGCGCATAAGAacattttgaatgcgcttatgcGCCAATCAACTCGAAACTTTAACATCCCCTCCTCTCCCGGGCAAAGCCCGGGAATGTGAACTTTTGAATATTGGATCTTTCAAATTCCcaccccctcgggccaaaatggtgttcaaatgccctaccctatcgtcggatttgtctgttataccctactaaagaacaatcgtcgtcggcccCTGTTGGCTTTCATAAAGACCATTggaagccaatcgctcacaaatgctatatctcttcttTTAATCTCTTCCATCTCgcccaaacacgtgttttatagcagTTAGCGACTTCGGTGCCCGAAAAaaaattttccccaccccacgcaggcaaaggtcaaattccccactccccgggctcagaagatagtcaaatgcccggggtttgcccggggtGCGGGGGCGGGGCGGGGCGAtattgaagtttcgatttgatggGCGCATTCTTGCATGGAGATATAGAGCTTGATTTAAGTGTTTTGATGTAACGCACAGATCTGAGAACTGGGGAGGTGGTCTATGAATTtgtcaatctcgaccccagagctcttctttcGACTGAGGGAGAGAcaagctctggggaaccctgaaataaagtgtcttctcagtggttttcgtgaagaacaatcaaaagagtctctgattggtgcattcatgttagcacgatgAGTGAGCAGgggccgtaaggttcaaatagccaatatTTGGCTATGAGAACACTACGACGAATGTTCTACGACGCATgtagtaatcagggagacgtgggaTCGAGTCCCGCTCaaggcaaaaaccaatttttcggatgggtgtgtcgaaaggtaaaatgcacggtatgtgtttGTCTCTGTATCATAATGTAGCATTCGCATTTAAATCATGTGGAAATACCAGGAACAAAATATTCTATTCccaaaaatagacacttttctctCACTTGGGTGATGGACGCTCGACCCAGAACAGAGTGTCTCACGCCTGTAAATGcaattttcccgcctttttctGATTATCTTCGAAAGGTGTTGTGGGTGGTGATAACCAAGCGCGCATTGTTCAATGGGACATCTGATTGGGTCGCCATCATGCCTCCGAAGAAGAAGGTGGCGAATGAAGCGAGTAAAAAGACCgaacagaaaaagaaagaaaaaataatagagGTTATTGACAGAACTATTGTGTGAGAAGTTTTATATGTCTTTCCCACTGTGTGTTAACCCATGTCCTTGCTCACTTTTAAAGGACAAAACTTTCGGCTTGAAgaacaagaaaggaaaaaagcaaCAAACGTTCGTCAAACAAGTTACTCAACAGGTTGGGAAAgtgatcatgttttctttgattttatgtGGTTTCAACAATATATAATCAATCGATTTCTGTTGTCCCGATGTCAGGTCAAATATGGCGGAAATCCGAGCACCAGAAAGGTATTGAAATTAATTTGTCACGTGTGTACAAGTTGtatcaaataggccattttctatatattaaatattcagcttgaaagtgaggcagtgaggacaaagacaatagaaacacTTTAGAactaatgtgaaaaatatttacatatcatccactttcctttgtctttgtcctcactgactcgctatcaagctgagtTATGTTAACACAGATGGTAATGCAAACACAGCCATTTTAAATCCATATCACAGAAATGTTTGTTACAAGCAGttccaagaattatttgaagagcTTCCTCAAAAGAAAGACCATAGGccataaataaatgaataaataaataaataaataaataaacaagtaaataataagatgttgatgatgattatggcaataataaataatagtttacgtcatagaaagtgcggcgtacggggttttattcgcGAGTTGTTTGTCTCAAAAACCCCAAACTCAGAACTCAGATGCtgtgtatttgttaattaatGAACATGTTTCTCATAACTCAAGTGGAAAACATCATGACTGACAGTCGTAGTGTGTGGGGTCAGATGTGCAAGGAAGCCTGGAGGACTTGACATTTTCCACAAACGTGTTGCATTCAGCATTATGACAGTACAATTGTGTTGCCAGCCCATAGGTGGGGAGTTCAGTTTTATACAGAAACAACAAGAGAATGCAGTTTCATATGGAAAGTGTATAATATGAGATCATATTTGTGCCACTTTAGGAGAGATGTAGGAGTGTAGGAGAGATGTGTGTTTGTGTAAATGCAAAGGAgctgttgttttgatttttgtttgtcCAATATTATTTGTTTAGCTTGCTCAGGAACAAGACAACAAGGTATGATTTTAATTTAAGGTGAACATGCTATTGCTCTTGCAAATTGAGCAAACATATTATCTAGCTGATGTTGTAGTTGTATGTAAACATACCATGTAAAAAATAAGTTACAGAAAGCCCTTCCTTTGGTTGCTCTTCGGCTTTtgggccatttccaagtttgCGTACCTAGTCCTGTAGGCATAATGGACACTGCATGCTGAGTCCAGGGAAACTTATCTGGAACACTGTGCCCTAGATTGCTATCAATTTAATTGCGGCAAATGACAATGGAAACTCTTTGCAATAGTAATTGATATcattcactgaagtggaggtgaatGGTGGTGGACATCATCTGAGACGCAAAGCGGCAAGTTAAATATACACCACTTTCACAGACACTTAGTTGAAtagtaacaatattattgctgtaaaaaacacaacacaagTTAATCCTTGGTAACCAAAGCGAAacaggaagccattttgtttttctctgatTGCTCATACAAGTAGTACTTGCTGTTCTCCTCcgagctagccaatcagaatgtgtGGAAAGCGCATAAAATTAATGTGGGATTTCTCTCCTTTTTGAGCAGAAAAAAACACAAGAACAGAAGAAGAAGGAACAAGATGAATTGAAAGAGCTTTTTAAACCTGTCGTTTCTCAGAAAGTCTCAGCAGGTATTGCACATGGCATGATCAAACCACTACATGTATATCGGCCAATTGCAAAGAATACACATGTACATAtcgactgagtgggagggctgGACGGGAAAATACTTtgaagcattttatcatatgggctctgtacactattcatgagcactcagaagatctgggcaaaataagtaacaaaaatgtgcacagaaaatttatctaatatgttgtttgcatttgcttttctcgCTGTAAacaacttggatgtttaaaagtgacgaaatcctctaaaatcgcaTCACACGGAACAGTGTGTGTTCCTAGCAGGGCCATTAGGCTTCTTCCAGCCCTGCTCGTGCTAACGCGTACGGCCCTGATACAGGGATTTTTCCAACGGTTTTACAGTTTGAAAGCCTGCGCGGGGCTGTACTGGCCATATGATAAACGCAATTCCTTCCAAGGATTATACACATTTTTgagaaaataaacattttttaaatgaagtgGCTCTCTTTTTACATTGTGATTTTGAACCCTTTGGCCCTTGAGgtgttccccattgatgagtaaaatctgtaattGGTCATTTAAGGAGCGAAGGATTGAATCTCTAAACTTGTGCAGCAGTGTATGGGAAGCCGGGCAGGACAGCTGAAGACTAATCCATCCAGTATTATTTAGAGGaaaaaaatgtggaacatttgcATGGAAACCCAGGCCACTGATCTGACTACTACTGTACCACAGCACCTCCATCATCAATTTATAAAAAGCTACTGAGCACCCAAAAATGATGATTAATCTTAAGTGATAGGTTGCCGATGTTAGATTAACTTTGCTGTTGCACTGATGGTATCCATGGAGATATCAACCTGGGTAGAGAGGTATTGCTGACAAGACCCATGACAAGAACAAGCCCTGAACAACCGACAGTAAGCTCAAGAGTCCAGTGGCCATTATATCAAACCTCGAGTAAAGCATGTTTATCTGCTGTTTTTAATACAGGTTATGGTGTAGTGTGATTGAGGATTGGAAATTGTTCAAGTTTTGTAATGAATCCACTCTTGTTGGCAGGAGCTGATCCCAAGTCAGTGGTTTGcgctttttttaaacaaggacTTTGTTCAAAGGGGGACAAATGCAAATTCTCACACGATATTTCTCTGGAGAGAAAAGGAGAGAAGAGAAGTATTTATGTTGATTCCCGGGATGTCGAAGGTACtgacttttttttctgaatgtctgttatcaaggcctcagtttgtattatttgcctcagccttcggcttcggaaGATAACACAACCTTTGGCCTTAATAATTATCGGTATCATGCTCATcttcatccaataattgttaactattctcGTGCAGGGGACGTGGGTAAAAAGCGGGCCTCAAAACAATTTAGCCCCAAGCTTGAAGAACAATGCTAGAGAAAACTCCAGGAATGGTTTCTATAACTATCCAACAATGAGCATTTGCATAATGAATGTAGCTGTCCAAGTTATGCTAACATCAGGGCCGTCAATAACTAGTAATATGAATAATAAGAGATTTGACATTTTTTGTCACTATTCGACAAAGCAAGTGTTTTTTTTCGGTCTGTCATAGATACCATGGATAAATGGGATCAAAATAAATTGGAAGAGGTTATTGCGAAAAAACACggtgaaaaaggaaaaccaatgGGAAAAACAGATATAGTAAGTTTAGATATAATTTTAATTGCTGTCCTTATGATGTATCTCATCACCTTAGCAATCCTTACTATGTCTCTTCTCTTAAATTTTGCTCAAGATGTGTCAGcaatgaatatttaacaatcattccattcacgcttgttggacataagatggtaaatagccaacgaggcacaTATATAGGgcaagttggctataaccagtctcatatccatcAAGCGCaaattgaataattgttttattaagttCCTTAAATTCCAAAGGTTTGGAggtacgaaatacgagcaaaaaggccccgtctcacaaatatcttccatgttcattagttccctgtgggacgttaaagaacccacacactattcgagaagagtaggggatgaagttcccggtgttgtggctgtcgtCTGTGTGTATGTGGGTGGGTGgatatagcaggtccacatcagctgaatagctgccaaaacttcaacctgctcaaacaagtaaatatcaaacaaacaaacaaacaaacaaacaaaaaagcgagaaattctAAGCAAAATTGAGAACTCTCGAGGAAGACacaatgttgtgtaataccttgtggtcagacagacttaggctcatcacaaaaacatttcttgcctttttccgTACTATACTTCTAAATGtcagaattgatccaaactttccacaagaaaggtttttttggctttattcaaagataaattttgctttccggccaaaaagaaaaaaaggttagcaatgcttaacgcaatcatttaccatataaggtcaaactaaggtacagtatatgagctgataatgagattgagtgaaccaatcagagcacgcacTCCTCACATGCCCCAGGatacccccccacccccctccagAATAAAATCTGTCAAGTATCGCTCTCAGGGTTCAATGGGCTAAACATAAGAACATTTGTAAATGATgtcaatattaattatttttttgaaaaaattatgcAAATGGTGCTGGATTTGTATTTTAGGTTTGCAAGTTTTTCTTGGAGGCTCTTGAGAAGAATTTGTATGGATGGTTTTGGAATTGCCCTAATGGTGCCAAGTGTATCTACAGACACGCTCTGCCGCCAGGCTTTGTgctaaaaaagaaacaagaaaaggaGAGTAAAGAAGAAATATCAATTGAAGAATTTATAGAAACAGAGGTATGTGAAAtggtaataaataaaaattgttgaAGTGGTCGTGCAGCCTCgagaattttttattttctcttcttAAACACGAAGATGCACTGTGAAAGCTGTGGTGCCTcaggcacatgcaaatgatttatcaatcaaacATGGATACAACCGAGCTCTTTGATAAAATGTGCAATACATGTTAAAAAGGCCCCCTATGGTAATGTGCCCATAATATgtcattaaaattattttctctgtctttctttcttttcatccTGAGTCCCTTTTCCTTGCGCTTGAAGTATCTATTAGCGCTTctgtctctgtgttgctgtttgttaaTCACgatcttggataattaatcagttgtgctttaatgaattcgaacaaaagctgTGCGTGAAGCCATACCTTTTATGGTGCGTTTTTGTGTTTAAAACATAGATGAGCATGtcaaaatttttatttatttatgtttttcaCTATGATTCacgatttttttggttttgcttGCAGAGGTCAAAGCTTGGAGAGAACCTAACCAaattaacattagaaactttcttagagtggaagaaaagaaaggtaagccctttaataataataataataataataataataataataataataataataataatagtaatagtaacaataacaataacaataacaataacaataacaataacaataacaataacaataacaataacaatgacaatgacaatgacaatgacaataacaataacaataagcTTGTTAGCCCTCATTGTAATTTTAAAACTAAGTACACAAATACGACCTGACATGTACAGTATAGTACACCTGACTTTCTATTGTGTGCTTATGTGCTGGCAGTTAAAAGAGAAGACAGACAAATTTGAGGCAGAGCAGGCAAAGAAAAAGGCGGAATTTAAATCAGGAAAAGTTATTGGAAGAGTAAGTACAATGCAtagtgtttttttgtgtgtgtgttttgcTGTTATAAAAACAATACATTAATTTATGGGAGCGTAGGTGCCATAAATGTAGCGCGAGGGGAGGCTGccctctcctcagcagcaaggaggtcaccatgacAACTGAGCTAAATTTCACAGTTTACTTACTAAATATGGGTGGGTGGGGTAAGTGGGGTGGGAGGGAGGGAAAAGAAACAAGCAGGTGAAAAGCAACTTGAGCCAAAGCACATGACGTTGCCCCCTCCCTGGAAATACGACCTGAAACCTGAAACCCCTCCCTGAAACCCCCTCCCTAAAACCCCTCCCTGGAACTGAAGCGTTGCATTACGGGtccataattaattttaaaaattcttgCAAGGAAGTCTGTCGCTGAAAAGCCAAACTAAGTGCATTAAAACTCTTGGTGACCACTTAGTAGAGTTGAAAACAATGGAGGTttgatttacaatattattctaCAGTTATTTCGATGCTTTGATTACTGAAGGTTCCACTGTATTTTGCTGTAGGTCAGTGGTAGGGAAGTGTTCATGTTCAAACCCGAGTTGGCCGAAGATGACGCCGAAGATGATGAAGCTACAGAAGATATGAGTGTATACAGacataacgatgatgatgatgatgatgataatgatgaggTCAGATAGTATTCGTTGGTGTTTGGATATCAAATACGTACCTCTTCCGTAGCAAAATTATGACTAGTTCAATTTTTTCCACATTGGCCAAAAATGAACTGAAGACTTTAATGGAGAATTAACCTACAATGCTACCCGAGAAACTGAGTAGCAAGATAGTTTATTATCTAGATCTCCCATCTTTGAATCAAGCGACAAAAGCATACATAAAAATTTAGCCGGCTGTACTGTCAAGTATGGCCTACTAAAGTATACCATCCATGGTGGTGTACTGTTTGAGTTGTGTAGTATTGTGTTTTATGgactcttttttcattttaagcaACAGTTTGAGCGTTAAATGCCGCATGAACCTATGCAATGGTTTGTCGTAGGTTTTCAAACAGATAGAGTCGGGAGATATTGCATTACGTTTACGTGAAATGTCAAACGGCAGGCtgttgcttgtcataaaagcttAAAAGTTCTCTTATTCTAACTTACATCTAAGTCTCTTTTTGAGGACGTTGCTCGATATGTGTAGATAACTGGCAACGAATGAGCTGCAATCgaacaagtttgatttttggttaacgcccacgtcgccagtggagggtaggtgcccaggaagcctgggggctgcaaccgcagtcacatccccaaggcgctagaacacccgactggcctgcccaacccgcagccaagccacgagccccccgcgccaggcccccctaaggcacccgtcacacttgagccagatagctcagtggaataataataataataataataacacacaaaaaaaaaaagagcacaaaaaaaaagaaagggggggagagggagggaacgccgagaaccactaaactcctaaaccgactcacaacgccacgccaacagagcaacaaacacgctgcaagcacattggacaacgcatgcactacgcaggaataccgctgaaccatgtcagccccagggctcccccaacctaaagagtgctgcaaacgctacaaaaacgcataacaacgctaacaaacgcctgcagaacgctactgaccggactagctcccggtcgtgaaccatgtaactataacaaacgctacagaacgcaccaaaacgctgaacaacgctaccagacggccaagacactaacaaccgcctgcaaaacactactgaccagactagctcctagtcgttaactatgttaaattttatttaactatattAAAACACAATTTTTAGCCTGACGTTTGCGGTGCTAAATCTCTCTGGTATTTCGGTCTCTTCGTCACAATTTTTCTGTCCTTCCCTCACTTTTCGCTGAGCTCTGCCCCGCTACCCACCGCTTACTATGAAACTCGCCATTTTGGGTAACTGCACAGAAGGACAATGCTTGTATGCCAAAGGTTGTTAT of the Montipora foliosa isolate CH-2021 chromosome 14, ASM3666993v2, whole genome shotgun sequence genome contains:
- the LOC137985381 gene encoding zinc finger CCCH domain-containing protein 15 homolog, coding for MPPKKKVANEASKKTEQKKKEKIIEDKTFGLKNKKGKKQQTFVKQVTQQVKYGGNPSTRKLAQEQDNKKKTQEQKKKEQDELKELFKPVVSQKVSAGADPKSVVCAFFKQGLCSKGDKCKFSHDISLERKGEKRSIYVDSRDVEDTMDKWDQNKLEEVIAKKHGEKGKPMGKTDIVCKFFLEALEKNLYGWFWNCPNGAKCIYRHALPPGFVLKKKQEKESKEEISIEEFIETERSKLGENLTKLTLETFLEWKKRKLKEKTDKFEAEQAKKKAEFKSGKVIGRVSGREVFMFKPELAEDDAEDDEATEDMSVYRHNDDDDDDDNDEDEKGITKAKEITLEQMSFAASEADGTGTVDKSSSAAERLKHNEATSTTSPQDRQAPDTTEVDENGLDEACGGSDVPLEDGAGLVNGIPIEESLFQEDDIDDLELDDLEIVD